From the genome of Cryptococcus neoformans var. neoformans B-3501A chromosome 1, whole genome shotgun sequence, one region includes:
- a CDS encoding hypothetical protein (HMMPfam hit to C4dic_mal_tran, C4-dicarboxylate transporter/malic acid transport protein, score: -15.0, E(): 1.7e-09), with translation MVVKSTAAKNMSHDTRRDQRISRDDQLASVSGVSEITIAESSTRGRLSSCDTNPASIGSRSRNYEVKHEPVNLSRRVMRRVEHAILNISPAFFSFNMGTGITSILLYNLPFNGGWLRRLGVVVFIFNVVLFILFAVASVVRILRWKGIFSATLKNHLSGLYWGTLPMGFITIVNMIAFTCVQNGKMGWARTAIGLWWVDVILSVIINLGMVYVMITRQNHTTEAMSAAWLLPIVTCVVASSSGGVVSSAIMSYSPQLARSIIIVSYIVWGIGVPFALFVICNYLHRSFLYGAPPVAALTSTYLPLGPCGQGSFGIMALGKAVRELAYNHGIGFAVIPDGVADAVLRRNIILQMADAVYTGSLVTGLILWGLSFCWYVLATTVLLDHWWNTNRAYFGRESFSVGFTALIFPIGVWATATTTLATEFDSLVFKILGTIISLQVIFNWIYVMLLTIYKVCDGTLFIAPELDIFPERNPPLRWVRHASATAKTCRKEDIELSFTSTEERRVGLGDSYGEND, from the exons ATGGTCGTAAAATCTACAGCGGCAAAAAATATGTCTCATGACACTCGTCGTGACCAACGAATTTCAAGGGATGATCAGCTAGCTTCGGTATCAGGTGTCTCAGAGATTACTATCGCGGAGTCTAGCACCAGGGGCCGTCTTTCGTCGTGCGATACAAATCCTGCGAGTATAGGTAGTCGCTCGCGAAATTATGAGGTCAAGCATGAGCCTGTAAATCTATCGCGGCGAGTAATGAGACGGGTCGAGCATGCGATATTGAACATCTCTCCAGCATTCTTTT CTTTTAATATGGGCACAGGCATCACATCAATTCTTCTGTATAATTTACCTTTCAACGGTGGCTGGTTACGTCGCCTCGGAGTGGTAGTGTTTATTTTCAAtgtcgtcctcttcattctttttgCTGTTGCCAGTGTTGTGAGAATATTAAGATGGAAGGGAATCTTCTCGGCAACGCTGAAGAACCATTTATCGGGGCTGTACTGGGGAACGTTACCAATGGGCTTCATCACAATAGTG AATATGATTGCATTCACATGTGTACAAAATGGGAAGATGGGCTGGGCCAGGACAGCGATAGGACTATGGTGGGTAGATGTAATACTTTCAgtcatcatcaatctcgGGATGGTCTACGTTAT GATCACCCGCCAAAATCATACTACCGAGGCTATGTCAGCCGCTTGGTTGCTGCCTATCGTCACGTGCGTTGtcgcttcctcttcaggcGGCGTGGTCTCGTCGGCTATCATGTCGTATAGCCCTCAGCTCGCCAGATCTATCATCATTGTATCCTACATCGTCTGGGGTATTGGTGTTCCTTTTGCCCTTTTTGTCATCTGTAACTACCTCCATCGCAGCTTTTTGTATGGTGCTCCCCCCGTTGCAGCGTTGACGAGCACTTATCTTCCTCTGGGTCCCTGTGGACAAGGAAGCTTTGGTATTATGGCTTTAGGCAAAGCCGTTCGCGAACTGGCGTACAACCACGGGATAGGTTTCGCCGTAATTCCTGATGGTGTGGCAGATGCTGTTTTGAGGAGAAATATCATTTTGCAAATGGCCGACGCCGTCTACACAGGAAGTTTAGTTACAGGCCTTATATTATGGGGTTTGTCGTTTTGCTGGTATGTTCTAGCTACGACAGTGTTGCTAGACCATTGGTGGAATACGAACAGAGCATACTTCGGCAGAGAGTCATTTAGTGTAGGGTTTACCGCCCTGATTTTTCCAATTGGCGTCTGGGCT ACGGCCACAACAACGTTAGCAACTGAATTCGATTCATTGGTCTTCAAAATCCTTGGTACAATAATATCACTTCAAGTCATCTTCAACTGGATCTACGTCATGCTCTTGACAATTTACAAAGTGTGTGACGGTACATTATTCATAGCGCCTGAGTTGGATATTTTCCCCGAAAGGAATCCGCCGTTAAGATGGGTGAGGCATGCTTCAGCTACGGCGAAGACTTGCAGAAAGGAGGATATTGAGCTTTCCTTCACTTCCACAGAGGAAAGACGTGTTGGATTGGGGGACTCTTATGGGGAAAATGACTAG
- a CDS encoding hypothetical protein (Match to EST gb|CF188079.1|CF188079; HMMPfam hit to Cation_ATPase_C, Cation transporting ATPase, C-terminus, score: 90.1, E(): 5.6e-24; HMMPfam hit to Cation_ATPase_N, Cation transporter/ATPase, N-terminus, score: 72.1, E(): 1.5e-18; HMMPfam hit to E1-E2_ATPase, E1-E2 ATPase, score: 222.1, E(): 1e-63; HMMPfam hit to Hydrolase, haloacid dehalogenase-like hydrolase, score: 74.3, E(): 3.1e-19): MSSEKGQSNTNEKQLINRADTGKTAVSDSPLPFKPHTALSGKILEALGSDAASGLSDEEVSRRLQQYGPNRLKPPKRPSILKIIARQVGNAMTLILIAAMATSLGTMDWISGGVIAALVILNVSVGAYTEWQAEKTVASLESVGAPQATVVRTRKGSRDPTISIIPVEEVVPGDIIQLKNGDIVPADGRILDGHLSNLEADEAFLTGESLPVAKQTEPIDEEDCPVGDRICMVFSGSQITKGRARVVITSTGMGTEIGKIAQALESKAQNKNRGFAAFWWKLKVILGVEETTPLQMKLNKLAYFLLACALVIAVIVVASTGFNDVPLSIATYAVAAAVSILPASLIAVVSLTLARASTDLASRHALVRRMDAIEALAGVENVCSDKTGTLTVGRMVVRKVWVPALDWRPNDFAPLDTSGGQAYSFETGSDPFYPRGEVRADPQKISGTAETLDLKQPRDQSDSSSSDTDPEERDVEYQERVIHVEEMENNLRDLALCISLCNQATLSRPVDQDGQWEANGDPTETALQVAAHKLGHGKPFLTHVAKPSHRADSIRSGQSSRPLVAGIRGHFVQIIEHPFDSTVKRMSIAYKFVGEDPQDSHVLCLLKGAIERVFERCTKIQGQPITEEHKKDIMIKVDALAAQGLRVLALCGKRLPVSMVDEVKSTPRDAFEADFHFLGLAGIFDPPRKESAGAVADCFRAGITPRMLTGDHPATATAIALNIGILDKTYSKTSVMTGQQFDSLSEDEIDQLPELPLVVARCAPETKVRMVDAIHRRGQSTVMTGDGVNDSPALKRADVGVGMGTGSDVAKQSARIVLSDDNFSTIIRAIRKGRSVFKNLSKFLLYLLSGNLAEIIVLMIGLAFKDENGQAVFPLSPVAALWINTLAAGPPALALGLEPTAIDAMEQGPEVYHQIFTLEFYIDLIFYGFLMGSISLVNFVIVLWGYYPGDLGRFCNEDDPSICDPVYQARAACFATLVIVLMIHALECKHLNKGLAQINLRDNKVLLWCVVVLSLSAFPVVYIPVINNKVFLLDGPRWEWGIIFGMIIVYVGATELYKWLKRIWIRRHAPPSKGPTDKTLRMESTIAPPV; this comes from the exons ATGTCTTCTGAGAAAGGACAGTCAAACACAAACGAGAAACAACTTATTAACCGCGCCGACACTGGCAAGACTGCAGTGTCAgactctcctctccctttcaaACCCCATACCGCTCTCTCTGGCAAGATCCTCGAGGCTTTAGGGAGTGATGCAGCTTCTGGTCTATCAGATGAGGAAGTATCAAGGAGACTCCAACAGTATGGTCCCAATAGGCTGAAGCCCCCAAAGAGACCCAGTATTCTCAAGATCATCGCTAGACAAGTGGGCAATGCTATGACTCTTATCCTCA TCGCTGCCATGGCAACTTCATTGGGTACCATGGACTGGATCAGCGGTGGCGTTATTGCGGCTCTGGTTATCCTCAATGTATCAGTGGGAGCCTACACAGAATGGCAAGCCGAAAAG ACCGTGGCCAGCCTCGAGTCTGTGGGAGCTCCGCAAGCTACTGTAGTCCGAACTCGCAAAGGTTCTCGAGACCCTACCATCAGCATTATCCCCGTCGAGGAAGTCGTACCCGGCGACATCATTCAACTCAAAAATGGTGATATCGTTCCTGCGGACGGGAGAATCCTTGACGGGCATCTGAGTAACTTGGAAGCTGATGAGGCTTTCCTCACTGGTGAAAGTCTGCCGGTTGCAAAGCAGACTGAGCCtatcgatgaagaggattgtCCTGTTGG CGACCGTATTTGTATGGTCTTTTCTGGTTCCCAGATCACCAAAGGTCGAGCTCGTGTTGTCATTACCAGCACTGGTATGGGGACAGAGATTGGAAAAAttgctcaagctcttgaATCTAAAGCTCAAAACAAGAATCGTGGATTTGCAGCTTTCTGGTGGAAACTTAAAGTTATTTTGGGCGTCGAGGAGACCACTCCTTTGCAAATGAA ACTTAACAAGCTCGCATACTTCCTTTTGGCGTGTGCCCTCGTCATAGCCGTCATTGTTGTCGCCTCCACCGGTTTTAATGATGTTCCCCTCTCTATTGCCACCTACGCTGTCGCTGCCGCCGTCTCCATCCTTCCGGCCTCTTTGATTGCGGTTGTCAGTTTGACTTTGGCGCGTGCGTCAACTGATTTAGCATCTCGACATGCTTTGGTCAGACGAATGGATGCTATTGAGGCTTTAGCTGGTGTTGAGAATGTGTGCTCGGACAAG ACCGGTACCCTTACTGTTGGCCGCATGGTAGTTCGCAAAGTCTGGGTTCCTGCTCTCGACTGGCGCCCCAATGATTTTGCTCCCCTCGACACTAGTGGTGGTCAAGCATACAGTTTTGAGACCGGATCTGACCCTTTCTATCCTCGTGGTGAAGTTCGGGCCGATCCCCAAAAGATCTCTGGGACTGCAGAGACCCTCGATCTCAAGCAACCCCGTGATCAATCtgactcttcctcttccgacACTGACCCCGAGGAGCGAGATGTAGAGTATCAAGAACGAGTCATCCATgtggaagaaatggagaacAACCTTCGAGATCTTGCTCTCTGTATTTCGCTCTGTAATCAAGCAACTCTCAGTCGTCCCGTAGACCAAGACGGCCAATGGGAAGCAAATGGTGATCCTACCGAAACGGCCCTTCAAGTTGCTGCCCACAAGCTTGGTCATGGCAAGCCTTTTCTTACTCATGTGGCCAAGCCAAGCCATCGTGCGGATTCTATCCGATCTGGTCAGAGTTCTCGTCCCCTTGTCGCTGGTATTCGTGGGCACTTTGTTCAGATCATTGAGCATCCTTTCGATTCCACCGTCAAACGGATGTCTATCGCCTATAAATTTGTAGGCGAGGATCCTCAGGATTCCCACGTCCTCTGTCTCCTTAAGGGTGCCATCGAGCGTGTCTTTGAGCGATGCACCAAGATCCAAGGACAGCCAATCACCGAAGAGCATAAGAAGGATATCATGATCAAAGTCGATGCTCTCGCCGCTCAAGGTCTTCGGGTCCTCGCTCTTTGTGGAAAGCGACTTCCTGTCAGCATGGTCGACGAAGTCAAATCTACCCCTCGAGACGCATTCGAAGCCGATTTTCACTTCCTCGGTCTTGCTGGTATCTTCGACCCACCCAGAAAGGAATCTGCTGGCGCTGTTGCTGATTGTTTCAGGGCTGGTATCACCCCTCGGATGTTGACAGGCGATCACCCTGCTACCGCGACAGCTATCGCTCTCAACATTGGTATTCTTGATAAGACTTACTCAAAGACTTCCGTCATGACAGGTCAGCAATTCGACTCTTTGAGCGAAGACGAAATTGATCAACTGCCCGAGTTGCCTCTTGTCGTTGCTCGCTGCGCCCCCGAGACCAAG GTTCGAATGGTCGATGCCATTCATCGACGAGGACAAAGCACAGTCATGACTGGTGATGGCGTCAACGACTCCCCCGCCCTCAAGCGTGCCGATGTGGGCGTTGGCATGGGTACTGGTTCCGATGTTGCCAAGCAGTCAGCGCGTATCGTCCTCAGTGATGACAACTTCAGCACCATCATTCGAGCTATTAGGAAGGGTCGTTCTGTCTTCAAGAATTTGTCTAAATTCTTGCTC TACTTGCTTTCGGGTAACTTGGCTGAAATCATCGTTCTGATGATTGGTCTCGCTTtcaaggatgagaatggtCAGGCTGTGTTCCCCCTGTCACCTGTTGCCGCTCTTTGGAT CAACACTCTCGCTGCCGGACCTCCAGCCCTTGCCCTAGGTCTTGAACCTACAGCTATCGACGCCATGGAGCAGGGGCCCGAAGTATACCATCAAATCTTTACCCTCGAATTTTACATCGACCTGATCTTCTACGGCTTCCTGATGGGTTCCATCAGTTTGGTCAACTTCGTCATTGTACTCTGGGGATACTATCCT GGAGATTTAGGTCGTTTTTGTAACGAAGATGATCCCAGCATCTGTGATCCCGTCTATCAGGCTCGAGCTGCCTGTTTTGCCACCCTCGTTATTGTCCTCATGATCCATGCTTTGGAGTGTAAGCACTTGAACAAAGGGTTGGCCCAAATCAATTTGCGTGACAACAAGGTGTTGCTGTGGTGTGTCGTTGTCCTCAGTCTTTCCGCT TTCCCTGTCGTGTACATTCCTGTGATTAATAACAAGGTGTTTTTGCTCGACGGTCCCAGGTGGGAATGGGGTATTATCTTCGGCATGATCATTGTGTATGTCGGTGCTACTGAGCTCTACAAGTGGCTCAAAAGAATTTGGATCCGAAGACATGCCCCCCCTTCCAAGGGACCTACCGACAAGACCCTTAGGATGGAGAGTACCATTGCTCCTCCTGTTTGA
- a CDS encoding hypothetical protein (Match to EST gb|CF186079.1|CF186079): MPRERLVGLKTDWVKWSVDFYRLYHGNKPSHLHVCSTQEYATPLCRHVLTDFGQESLQHIANKYDLHWGGRGRVSDDEAPKRYETILPSCILKPSLLNKLINTVTTQHNIPPTNELRALLSKEKLRVWNRVRVLDRGDSIRVSRMDTAEEDRRSAASSRMVSIDRNRHHPARRVEFEDHLCYGELLNLITIDPPYHPKSSNTPPVTLAFAHIKPAVSHKHRIGSHEWSYYKKHQAEEIVDLASVNQLVGRVKSISKPGTTYIIDSGTRYSRVSLA, translated from the exons ATGCCGAGGGAACGCCTTGTGGGTCTGAAGACAGACTGGGTTAAATGGAGTGTGGACTTTTACCG TCTCTACCACGGGAACAAGCCTAGCCATCTCCATGTTTGTTCGACTCAG GAATATGCGACACCCCTATGCCGGCATGTCCTAACGGATTTTGGCCAAGAGTCACTTCAACACATTGCGAACAAGTACGACCTTCACTGGggaggtagaggaaggGTGAGCGACGATGAAGCCCCTAAGCGGTATGAGACGATCTTGCCATCGT GTATACTCAAACCCAGCCTGCTGAACAAACTCATCAACACGGTTACTACCCAACACAATATCCCGCCGACGAATGAGCTTAGAGCTTTACTGTCAAAGGAAAAGTTGAGGGTGTGGAACCGTGTTCGAGTGTTGGATAGAGGCGATTCCATTCGTGTGTCGAGGATGGATACTGCTGAGGAGGACAGGAGGAGTGCCGCTTCGTCTCG TATGGTGTCTATCGACCGCAATAGGCATCATCCAGCCAGGCGTGTAGAGTTCGAGGACCACCTATGCTATGGTGAGCTCCTGAACTTGATCACCATCGACCCGCCCTACCATCCGAAGTCCTCCAACACCCCTCCTGTTACTCTCGCCTTCGCCCATATCAAACCAGCGGTGTCACATAAGCACCGTATTGGTAGCCATGAATGGAGCTACTATAAAAAGCACCAGGCGGAGGAGATTGTGGATCTGGCCTCTGTCAATCAGCTGGTTGGAAGGGTTAAGAGTATCTCAAAACCCGGCACCACCTATATAATTGACAGCGGCACGCGCTACAGCCGAGTGTCTTTGGCGTAA
- a CDS encoding hypothetical protein (HMMPfam hit to NIF, NLI interacting factor-like phosphatase, score: 156.2, E(): 6.9e-44), which produces MLRQATSRFLSSTHRSIRPLSTTAPSFIRIRSQASEPSPAERPPPVPENVNPSQPFEPEVSKSEGTAKAAETQQAEEPASAGTPLTPPQPEVVFGNTHSAASTTPETEPNVENPDYSKLPSLDIDQEAAAISEPATGKDQEVEGGERKKTGAGKKEYVSSQEKSRRMWIRAGYGALAVGAVGAVLAMGNDETTGKKQGGFVETFQNNMLELFDFFNKPAFQTLLPDPLPPPHQRPYTLCIDLEGLLVHSSWDRTHGWRTAKRPGVDYFLGYLSQFYEIVLFSSQPLYTAAPIAEKIDPYQAFMPYRLFRESTRSVKGKVVKDISFLNRDPSKVIVLDVNPEHVALQPENGIVLQPWNGSPGDKGLVDMIPFLESIGIFNPADVRPILQAYAGKDIPIEYAKKEAEAKAKAIEEWERAHPTAITGAGSGFLSSIFGSVAAPGSSRPNQPMTYLEQKRAQAQRIYQEEQKYWAEHADEFKKLIEEDKQRQLAEMKGSILGYLGAPKMQDGPKEEVLKA; this is translated from the exons ATGCTCAGGCAAGCCACATCTCGCTTTCTCTCGTCTACCCACCGTTCTATCCGACCTCTCTCTACCACTgctccctccttcattcgtATTCGCTCCCAGGCTTCCGAACCTTCTCCCGCTGAGAGGCCCCCTCCTGTTCCCGAGAATGTCAATCCTTCGCAGCCCTTTGAGCCTGAAGTGAGCAAGTCTGAGGGTACCGCCAAGGCTGCGGAGACCCAACAGGCTGAAGAACCTGCTTCTGCCGGTACCCCACTCACTCCTCCTCAACCCGAGGTCGTCTTTGGTAACACACATtccgccgcctccaccaccccgGAGACGGAGCCCAACGTTGAGAACCCTGACTACTCTAAGCTTCCTTCCTTGGATATTGACCAGGAAGCTGCCGCCATTTCCGAACCAGCTACTGGGAAGGATCAGGAGGTAGAAGGTGgtgaaaggaaaaagacaGGCGCCGGTAAGAAGGAGTATGTGAGCTCGCAAGAGAAGTCTAGGAGGATGTGGATCCGGGCTGGGTATGGTGCGTTGGCGGTTGGTGCTGTTGGAGCTGTTTTAGCGATGGGAAATGACGAGACAACT GGCAAGAAACAGGGAGGATTCGTTGAAACTTTCCAAAATAACATGCTTGAGCTTTTCGAC TTTTTCAACAAGCCTGCTTTCcagactcttcttcccgatcctcttcctcctccacaccAACGCCCTTATACCCTCTGCATTGACCTTGAAGGACTCCTTGTGCATTCCTCGTGGGAT AGGACTCACGGCTGGAGGACCGCCAAGCGACCCGGTGTCGATTACTTCCTCGGCTACTTGTCACAGTTTTACGAAATTGTCCTCTTTTCTAGTCAGCCTCTTTAT ACCGCAGCCCCTATCGCGGAGAAGATCGACCCTTACCAAGCGTTTATGCCCTACCGTCTCTTCCGTGAATCTACTCGCTCTGTCAAGGGTAAAGTCGTCAAGgacatctctttccttAACCGTGACCCTTCCAAGGTGATCGTTTTGGATGTTAACCCTGAGCATGTGGCTTTACAACCCGAGAACGGTATCGTGCTCCAGCCTTGGAATGGCTCCCCTGGGGATAAGGGCTTGGTGGATATGATCCCTTTCCTCGAGT CGATCGGTATTTTCAACCCTGCGGACGTCCGCCCAATCCTCCAAGCCTACGCCGGCAAGGATATCCCCATCGAATACGCTAAAAAGGAAGCCGAAGCCAAAGCTAAGGCCATCGAGGAATGGGAGAGAGCTCACCCTACCGCTATCACTGGTGCTGGGAGCGGATTTTTGAGTAGCATTTTCGGTAGTGTCGCTGCG CCCGGATCATCTCGGCCGAATCAGCCTATGACATATCTCGAGCAGAAACGTGCCCAGGCGCAGAGGATCTATCAAGAGGAGCAAAAATACTGGGCTGAACATGCTGACGAGTTCAAGAA GTTGATCGAGGAAGACAAGCAGCGACAGTTGGCGGAGATGAAGGGTTCCATCTTGGGTTACTTGGGTGCGCCTAAAATGCAGGACGGACCGAAGGAGGAAGTCCTGAAGGCATAA
- a CDS encoding hypothetical protein (Match to ESTs gb|CF187450.1|CF187450, gb|CF193303.1|CF193303): protein MSYTIAGRAIKNEYLALGTIISTIGIAVAATGGSDKAAASSAPVSVSDDKTITGETPEEEDFIRQFVAEAEKSEKH, encoded by the exons ATGTCCTACACGATCGCCGGCCGTGCTATCAAG AACGAGTACCT CGCCCTCGGTACCATTATCTCCACCATTGGCATCGCTGTTGCCGCTACTGGTGGCTCAGATAAGGCCgctgcctcttctgctcctgTTTCCGTATCTGACGACAAAACCATCACCGGCGAGACTcccgaggaggaggattt CATCCGTCAATTCGTCGCCGAGGCCGAAAAATCCGAAAAGCACTAG
- a CDS encoding mitochondrial 54S ribosomal protein YmL47 (HMMPfam hit to Ribosomal_L16, Ribosomal protein L16, score: 185.2, E(): 1.3e-52), giving the protein MISLSFFRPATSSPRIALSLPKFLAPKTPTQGVQQVRFRGQLAPKRTKYRKAAKGAPGGGSLKGTVLHHGTFGLRACSSVRISAAQLTSCQAAVRRKIKPIKGAQFYLRVFPDIPVCVKGNEQRMGKGKGSFEYWSCRVKPGKVIMEVGGGDIREEIAKAALKLAQARLPLQTEFITLSSPPRLGRIATPALADPPSAQPIPNNLAYLDAKEEGGARRVIMRREERAVEEIVDGLQGLEMKDAAKGIDG; this is encoded by the exons ATGATcagcctctccttctttcgccCAGCCACTTCAAGCCCCCGTATCGCCCTTTCGCTCCCTAAGTTCCTTGCCCCGAAAACCCCCACGCAAGGTGTCCAGCAAGTCAGGTTCAGAGGACAGTTAGCCCCGAAGAGAACAAAATACAGGAAGGCTGCCAAGGGCGCCCCCGGA GGAGGTTCTTTGAAAGGAACAGTTCTCCATCACGGCACATTCGGTCTTCGCGCGTGCTCTTCCGTCCGAATTTCTGCTGCTCAATTAACCTCATGTCAAGCAGCTGTCCGAAGAAAGATCAAACCCATCAAGGGCGCCCAATTTTATCTTCGTGTTTTTCCCGATATTCCTGTGTGTGTCAAGGGTAATGAGCAGCGtatgggaaagggaaagggaagttTCGAGTACTGGAGTTGTAGGGTTAAGCCGGGCAAGGTGATTATGGAagttggtggtggggaTATCAGGGAGGAGATCGCCAAGGCTG CGTTGAAACTCGCACAAGCCCGTCTCCCCCTTCAAACCGAATTCATcactctttcttcccctcctcgACTCGGCCGCATAGCTACTCCCGCCCTTGCCGACCCCCCTTCGGCCCAACCGATACCAAACAACTTGGCGTACCTCGAtgcaaaggaagaagggggagcGAGGAGGGTTATcatgagaagagaagagagggctGTCGAGGAGATTGTTGATGGTCTGCAGGGTTtagagatgaaggatgcTGCCAAGGGTATCGATGGGTGA
- a CDS encoding hypothetical protein (Match to ESTs gb|CF191246.1|CF191246, gb|CF190086.1|CF190086, gb|CF191245.1|CF191245), which produces MPVPWEALIPCGLLVAMFGITGNLFSAAKFMTNDMKPPRYALDTWENMMMERDRRLTGSLRGQSTDPIAPKEFATNSVWETERVH; this is translated from the exons ATGCCTGTTCCTTGGGAA GCTCTGATTCCGTGTG GTCTCCTCGTGGCCATGTTCGGTATCACTGGTaatctcttctccgctgCGAAATTCATGACCAACGACATGAAG CCCCCAAGGTACGCCCTCGACACCTGGGAAaatatgatgatggagagggaTAGGAGACTAACAGGATCTCTACGGGGGCAGTCT ACTGATCCGATTGCGCCAAAAGAGTTTGCGACAAACTCTGTGTGGGAGACTGAACGGGTGCACTAG